One Paracoccus methylovorus genomic region harbors:
- a CDS encoding dihydrodipicolinate synthase family protein — protein MTSRLTLEGIYTPLVTPLTDEGEFDFDRLSDLVEHLIERGVHGLISGGSTGENYAQTVEERLILAKFVVERSKGRLPVVVGTGAMRTPDSIALASGAREMGADAILLGTPPYSVPTEQENALNALAIDRAADLPVILYNYPGRMGVEMGEDFLNRVGRSRNVIGIKESSGDINRVHLLARDYPHIQMSCGMDDQALEFFAWGARSWICAGSNFLPDEHIYLYETCVLNGDFVKGRRIMSAMLPLMRVLEQGGKFIQNVKHGTTLAGIPAGPMRPPLRGLNKDEKRELEQVISVLKTTIADIKAGN, from the coding sequence ATGACATCCAGACTGACGCTTGAAGGAATCTACACGCCGCTTGTCACGCCATTGACGGATGAGGGGGAGTTCGACTTTGACCGCCTTTCCGATCTGGTCGAACATCTGATCGAGCGTGGCGTGCATGGCCTGATCTCGGGCGGTTCGACCGGGGAAAACTACGCGCAGACGGTCGAGGAACGCCTGATACTTGCGAAATTCGTGGTCGAGCGCAGCAAGGGCCGCTTGCCGGTCGTCGTGGGAACCGGTGCGATGCGCACGCCAGACAGCATTGCGCTGGCCAGCGGCGCGCGCGAGATGGGCGCCGATGCGATCCTGCTGGGAACGCCGCCCTATTCGGTGCCGACCGAGCAGGAAAACGCCCTGAACGCGCTGGCGATCGACCGCGCCGCTGATCTGCCCGTCATCCTTTACAACTACCCGGGCCGCATGGGTGTCGAGATGGGCGAGGACTTCCTGAACCGCGTCGGGCGATCACGCAATGTCATAGGGATCAAGGAAAGCTCGGGCGATATCAATCGCGTGCATCTGCTCGCGCGGGATTATCCGCATATCCAGATGTCTTGCGGCATGGATGATCAGGCGTTGGAGTTCTTTGCCTGGGGTGCGCGCAGTTGGATCTGCGCGGGGTCCAACTTTCTGCCCGACGAGCATATCTATCTTTATGAGACCTGCGTCCTGAACGGCGATTTCGTCAAGGGCCGGCGGATCATGTCGGCGATGCTGCCGCTGATGCGCGTGCTGGAGCAAGGGGGCAAGTTCATCCAGAACGTGAAGCATGGGACGACGCTGGCGGGCATTCCCGCCGGGCCGATGCGACCACCGCTGAGGGGGCTGAACAAGGACGAAAAGCGCGAACTGGAACAGGTGATTTCTGTTCTGAAAACAACGATTGCAGATATCAAGGCGGGGAACTGA
- a CDS encoding aldehyde dehydrogenase, giving the protein MTDLLTQGEYEALAKSITLPANAFIDGKFRPAASGKTFSTVNPATGAPLTEVAACGAEDVDFAVGKARDAFEDGRWSRIHPTDRKEVLLRLAKLIERNRHELAVMESLDSGKPIYDCETVDIPETVHTLKWHAELIDKIYDQVAPASDNHIAMIVREPVGVVGLVLPWNFPLLMLAWKIGPALASGCSVVVKPAAETSLTTLRVAELAMEAGLPAGVLNVITGSGAEVGEPLGRHADVDMVSFTGSTATGRRFLHYSADSNLKEVVLEMGGKNPCIVLDDAEDLDTVAAHVVQGAFWNMGENCSAASRLIVQKGVRDALLDKVQAHAREWNVGNPLDPSVRIGALVSKAHFDKVSSYLETAKDAKVVMGGKTHDGTHVEPTIISVSGNDHKLAREEIFGPILTVIEVDSFEAAISVANDTDYGLAASIFTANAKRALRGARMLRAGTVTVNSFGEGDISTPFGGYKQSGFGGRDNSVHAHDQYTQLKTIWLDLNDTAGDAID; this is encoded by the coding sequence ATGACCGACCTTCTGACCCAAGGCGAATATGAGGCGCTGGCCAAGTCGATCACCTTGCCTGCAAATGCTTTCATCGACGGCAAGTTTCGCCCTGCCGCGTCTGGCAAGACCTTTTCGACCGTGAACCCCGCGACCGGTGCGCCCCTGACCGAAGTCGCGGCCTGCGGCGCCGAGGATGTCGATTTCGCCGTCGGCAAAGCACGTGATGCCTTTGAGGACGGGCGCTGGTCCCGCATCCATCCGACCGACCGCAAGGAAGTGTTGCTGCGTCTTGCCAAGCTGATCGAACGCAACCGGCATGAGCTTGCGGTGATGGAAAGCCTGGACAGCGGCAAGCCGATCTATGATTGCGAGACGGTCGATATTCCCGAAACCGTTCATACGCTGAAATGGCATGCCGAACTGATCGATAAGATATACGATCAGGTCGCACCCGCTTCGGACAACCATATCGCAATGATCGTGCGCGAGCCGGTCGGCGTCGTCGGTCTGGTGCTGCCGTGGAATTTTCCGCTGTTGATGCTGGCGTGGAAGATTGGTCCGGCGTTGGCCTCTGGCTGTTCGGTGGTCGTGAAACCTGCGGCGGAAACCTCGCTGACGACCCTGCGGGTGGCCGAACTGGCCATGGAGGCAGGGCTGCCCGCCGGCGTGCTGAACGTCATAACCGGATCGGGCGCCGAGGTCGGCGAGCCGCTTGGCCGCCACGCGGACGTGGATATGGTGTCGTTTACCGGCTCGACCGCGACGGGTCGCCGTTTCCTGCATTACTCGGCCGACTCGAACCTCAAAGAGGTCGTGCTGGAGATGGGCGGCAAAAACCCCTGCATCGTGCTTGATGACGCAGAGGACCTGGATACGGTTGCCGCCCATGTCGTTCAGGGCGCATTCTGGAACATGGGCGAAAACTGCTCGGCAGCATCGCGGTTGATCGTGCAAAAAGGTGTCCGGGACGCGCTGCTCGACAAGGTTCAGGCCCATGCGCGGGAATGGAACGTCGGCAACCCGCTGGACCCTTCGGTTCGGATCGGCGCCTTGGTATCCAAGGCGCATTTCGACAAGGTTTCTTCATATCTGGAAACGGCCAAGGATGCGAAGGTAGTGATGGGCGGCAAGACCCATGACGGCACCCATGTCGAGCCGACCATCATCAGCGTCTCGGGCAATGACCACAAGCTTGCGCGCGAGGAAATTTTCGGGCCCATCCTGACGGTGATCGAGGTCGATAGCTTTGAGGCCGCGATCAGCGTCGCCAATGATACCGATTACGGCCTGGCTGCGTCGATCTTTACCGCCAATGCAAAGCGGGCGTTGCGCGGCGCGCGGATGCTGCGGGCGGGCACTGTCACCGTCAACAGCTTTGGCGAGGGCGACATCTCGACCCCCTTCGGCGGCTATAAGCAGTCGGGCTTTGGCGGGCGGGACAACTCTGTCCACGCGCATGACCAGTATACGCAGTTGAAGACGATCTGGCTGGACCTGAACGACACCGCGGGCGACGCCATCGACTGA
- a CDS encoding NAD(P)/FAD-dependent oxidoreductase produces MSQDYTARRLPLHRGPAAWDSILGPRAPFAAIDGRVGADFAIVGGGFAGLAAARRLHQLAPDARIVLLDAGQIAQGAAGRNSGFMIDLPHELTSEDYAGTSAQSDLDLIRLNRHVIAFSADAVEEYGVPAGYFRRDGKVNGAASEHAHQQNLSYGQHLTSLGEANEMLDARAMHELTGSRHYRSGLFTPGTVMIQPAGYIRGMARGLSAYVALFENSPVTGLIRREHGWTLTSPNGHVDAGAVILANNGHLESFGFARDRLMHIFLFATMTGELSPDAITRLGGAECWGITPSDPMGTTMRKIGAGQGGNRIITRTMAKFRPDMVATRADLAKAARIMRGKFDQRFPQLSGMRMEYAWAGHLCLSRNDVSIAYKLDHDLFAACVDNGLGTTRSQLAGIAAAETALGQESDVTRFFAAQGTPQRLPPAPLAKIGANLFIRWKEWRAHNE; encoded by the coding sequence ATGTCGCAAGATTACACCGCCCGGCGGCTTCCCCTGCACAGGGGACCGGCGGCCTGGGACTCCATTCTTGGCCCGCGTGCACCCTTTGCAGCGATTGATGGCCGCGTTGGGGCCGATTTCGCCATCGTCGGGGGTGGATTTGCCGGGCTTGCCGCCGCGCGCCGATTGCATCAACTGGCCCCTGATGCGCGCATCGTCCTGCTTGATGCGGGTCAGATCGCGCAGGGGGCGGCGGGGCGCAATTCCGGCTTCATGATCGACCTGCCGCATGAACTGACCTCTGAGGATTATGCGGGGACCAGTGCCCAGAGCGATCTGGACCTGATCAGACTGAACCGTCATGTTATCGCCTTCTCGGCGGATGCGGTCGAGGAATACGGCGTCCCTGCAGGCTATTTCCGCCGCGACGGCAAGGTGAACGGAGCGGCAAGCGAGCATGCGCACCAGCAAAACCTGTCCTATGGCCAACACCTGACATCGCTTGGCGAGGCGAATGAGATGCTGGATGCGCGGGCCATGCACGAGTTGACCGGGTCGCGGCATTATCGTTCGGGGCTTTTCACGCCGGGAACGGTGATGATCCAGCCCGCCGGCTATATCCGGGGCATGGCGCGGGGGCTTTCGGCCTATGTCGCTTTGTTTGAAAACTCACCCGTGACCGGGTTGATCCGGCGTGAACATGGCTGGACGCTGACCTCGCCCAATGGCCATGTCGATGCGGGGGCGGTCATTCTGGCGAATAACGGTCATCTGGAAAGCTTTGGGTTTGCGCGGGATCGCCTGATGCATATCTTTCTTTTCGCGACGATGACCGGGGAGTTGTCGCCCGACGCGATCACCCGCCTTGGGGGGGCCGAGTGTTGGGGGATTACCCCCTCGGACCCGATGGGCACGACGATGCGCAAGATCGGCGCAGGGCAGGGCGGCAACCGGATCATTACCCGCACCATGGCAAAGTTCCGCCCGGATATGGTCGCAACCCGGGCCGATCTTGCCAAAGCTGCCCGGATAATGCGCGGCAAATTCGATCAGCGGTTCCCACAGCTCAGCGGGATGCGGATGGAATATGCCTGGGCCGGGCATTTGTGCCTGTCGCGTAACGATGTCTCGATTGCGTACAAGCTTGACCATGATCTTTTTGCCGCCTGCGTCGACAATGGACTTGGCACGACCCGAAGCCAACTGGCCGGAATCGCGGCGGCGGAAACCGCACTGGGACAGGAAAGCGATGTGACGCGTTTCTTTGCCGCGCAAGGCACGCCGCAGCGCTTGCCGCCAGCGCCTCTTGCGAAAATCGGGGCAAACCTGTTCATTCGTTGGAAGGAGTGGCGCGCACATAACGAATAA
- a CDS encoding LysR family transcriptional regulator yields MTETDGSFLKADTASRRPPKRRHLPSLGSFATFEVAAKHRSFTLAAEELHVTQAAISQQIRGLEKAIDCQLFTRKHNSMELTVEGQALLEGVTHGLDRLSDAIERISQNADRKMITIASTYAAISQYIKPLTDDYRSIVPEARFTLLASDENDRVQDFDEVDLAMICGNERSQIGDNLIHLFPEVVDPVCAPGYLAAMGPFDGPEDLLRADLMELHRMHWSSQAISWYPLRWSDWFRHHAPEIHEPAPQFVTNSYTTLVDAALAGEGVILGWRHLVFQDAAQGRLVRLFDLPLNAGRSYYLKLNRTARERQLVKDFVDFFRAEVAKAGAFAT; encoded by the coding sequence ATGACGGAAACAGACGGATCCTTTCTGAAGGCCGACACGGCTTCGCGCCGCCCGCCCAAGCGCCGCCACCTGCCGTCGCTTGGCTCATTTGCGACCTTCGAGGTCGCCGCGAAGCATCGCAGTTTCACGCTTGCCGCCGAAGAGTTGCATGTGACCCAGGCCGCGATCAGCCAGCAGATCCGCGGATTGGAAAAGGCGATCGACTGCCAGCTGTTCACCCGCAAGCACAACAGCATGGAGTTGACGGTCGAGGGGCAGGCGCTGCTGGAAGGCGTGACGCATGGGCTGGACCGGCTAAGCGATGCTATCGAAAGAATCAGCCAGAACGCTGACCGCAAGATGATTACCATCGCCAGCACCTATGCGGCGATATCCCAATATATCAAACCTTTGACCGATGATTATCGCAGCATTGTACCCGAAGCGCGCTTTACCCTGCTTGCCTCGGACGAAAACGACCGGGTGCAGGACTTTGATGAGGTCGATCTGGCGATGATCTGCGGCAACGAACGCTCGCAGATCGGCGACAACCTGATTCACCTGTTTCCCGAGGTGGTCGATCCCGTGTGCGCGCCCGGTTATCTGGCGGCAATGGGCCCTTTTGACGGACCGGAGGATCTGCTTCGCGCCGATCTTATGGAACTGCATCGCATGCATTGGAGCTCGCAGGCGATTTCCTGGTATCCGCTGCGCTGGAGCGATTGGTTCCGCCACCATGCGCCCGAAATCCATGAGCCCGCGCCGCAGTTTGTCACGAACAGCTATACGACGCTGGTGGACGCGGCGCTGGCCGGAGAGGGTGTGATCCTGGGTTGGCGGCATCTGGTCTTTCAAGATGCCGCGCAGGGGCGGCTTGTCAGGCTGTTCGATCTGCCGCTGAACGCCGGGCGGTCCTATTACCTCAAGCTGAACCGGACTGCGCGGGAACGCCAGTTGGTCAAGGATTTCGTGGACTTCTTCCGGGCAGAAGTCGCCAAAGCCGGTGCCTTTGCCACATGA
- a CDS encoding oxidoreductase, translating to MTNPASAAGRFTFPGTSLSVNRMGYGAMQLAGPHVFGPPKNPDEARAVLQEAIRLGIDHIDTSDFYGPYVTNDLIREALSPYPQDLVLVTKIGAWRDDLGGWNLQRDGDFLRRSVEDNLNRLGLDQMAIVNLRMGGPEDDIATPMQTMRAMQEEGLIGHIGISTVTVEQVATARDIAPVVCVQNHYNLAHRDDDALIDALAKDEIAYVPYFPLGGFSPLQSAGLETVAAELGTSAQKVALAWLLLRSPNILVIPGTSSRAHLRENVEAAGLSFTDEQKARLDAL from the coding sequence ATGACCAACCCTGCATCGGCCGCCGGCCGTTTTACCTTTCCCGGCACCAGCCTGTCCGTGAACCGCATGGGCTATGGCGCCATGCAACTGGCCGGTCCCCATGTCTTTGGTCCGCCGAAGAACCCCGATGAAGCCCGCGCCGTCCTGCAAGAGGCGATCAGGCTGGGCATCGACCATATAGATACCAGCGATTTCTATGGTCCCTACGTCACGAACGACCTGATCCGAGAGGCGCTGTCGCCTTATCCGCAGGACCTTGTTTTAGTGACAAAGATCGGCGCATGGCGTGACGATCTGGGGGGCTGGAACCTGCAACGCGACGGCGACTTCCTGCGCCGGTCCGTCGAGGACAACCTGAACCGTCTTGGCCTTGACCAGATGGCGATCGTCAACCTGCGCATGGGCGGCCCAGAGGATGATATCGCCACGCCGATGCAGACGATGCGGGCCATGCAGGAAGAAGGTTTGATCGGCCATATAGGTATCAGCACCGTGACGGTGGAACAGGTCGCCACCGCGCGCGACATCGCCCCTGTGGTTTGCGTTCAAAACCACTACAACCTCGCTCATCGAGACGACGATGCGCTGATCGATGCCTTGGCCAAGGATGAGATCGCCTATGTGCCCTATTTCCCGTTGGGCGGCTTCTCTCCCCTGCAATCGGCTGGGCTTGAGACGGTGGCGGCCGAGTTGGGAACAAGCGCGCAAAAGGTGGCGCTGGCCTGGTTGCTGCTGCGCAGCCCGAACATTCTGGTGATCCCGGGCACCTCCTCTCGTGCGCATCTGCGCGAGAACGTGGAGGCAGCGGGATTGTCCTTTACGGACGAACAAAAGGCACGGCTGGACGCTTTGTAA
- a CDS encoding NAD(P)H-dependent oxidoreductase — protein sequence MSGPRFVAFSGSWSQPSTTRLLVTEAARRAVALFGGQAHVFDIGDLGPDFGTMRTPGDGPYRTHLEAFLQADALIVASPVYKGSYTGLFKHFIDLLDPAALVGKPVLLAASGGGDRHALVIEHQLRPVFGFFEAHTLATGLYVSRSDFTGETLSSETASKRLDRAVSQFAAYLPAVEAERFSAVG from the coding sequence GTGTCAGGACCCCGTTTCGTCGCCTTCTCCGGCTCATGGAGCCAGCCTTCCACAACTCGCTTGCTGGTGACCGAGGCCGCGCGGCGTGCAGTCGCGCTGTTCGGCGGTCAGGCGCATGTCTTTGACATCGGCGATCTGGGGCCGGATTTCGGGACGATGCGCACGCCCGGCGACGGCCCCTATCGCACCCATCTGGAGGCGTTCCTGCAGGCGGATGCGCTGATCGTGGCCAGCCCGGTCTACAAGGGCAGCTATACTGGTCTGTTCAAGCATTTCATCGACCTGCTGGATCCTGCAGCACTGGTCGGAAAGCCTGTGTTGCTGGCCGCAAGCGGCGGCGGCGACCGGCATGCGCTGGTAATCGAACATCAGCTGCGCCCGGTCTTCGGCTTTTTCGAGGCACATACGCTGGCGACCGGGCTTTATGTCTCGCGCTCGGATTTCACCGGTGAAACGCTAAGTTCCGAGACGGCATCAAAGCGGCTGGATCGCGCCGTATCCCAATTCGCCGCTTACCTTCCCGCCGTTGAAGCCGAGCGTTTCAGCGCCGTGGGCTGA
- a CDS encoding lysozyme inhibitor LprI family protein, protein MRRITLAMILGAGMISTAHAENCMDTAKDQIQMTQCAAADLQSSDATLNKLFQQIRQRLADDPKALGLFRDTQRAWIAFRDAECSFAAATSKGGSIWPMVHDICLNNLTKQRIAAFEQYLHCEEGDTTCPVPRGE, encoded by the coding sequence ATGAGGCGCATCACTCTGGCAATGATACTTGGCGCAGGCATGATCTCGACCGCTCATGCAGAGAATTGCATGGATACGGCAAAGGATCAGATCCAGATGACCCAATGTGCGGCAGCGGATTTGCAGTCATCCGATGCCACCCTGAACAAGCTTTTCCAGCAGATCAGACAGCGCCTTGCGGACGACCCCAAGGCATTGGGTCTGTTTCGTGACACGCAACGCGCATGGATTGCGTTCCGCGACGCGGAATGCAGCTTTGCAGCCGCAACCAGCAAAGGCGGCAGCATCTGGCCCATGGTGCATGACATCTGCCTGAACAACCTGACGAAACAGCGCATCGCGGCATTTGAACAATATCTGCACTGCGAGGAAGGCGATACCACTTGCCCGGTGCCCCGCGGGGAATAG
- a CDS encoding DeoR/GlpR family DNA-binding transcription regulator, with product MTIRRDLRDRQTGLICLGGYVMPAVQGSDGYSLAQAASREEPAKIKAAEAAVRMLAPGDTIFIDCGTTTPHLASRLPHGMRLTVVTNALNCAEILSLNPDCNLILLGGSYYPMTGSFVSEAALEQLRQIRISKAFFSAAGVQPDAVSSHHLHEVAIKRAALLQADHAYLVADSSKWNHRAPATFAKLEDFTHWFGRPE from the coding sequence GTGACGATCCGCCGTGACCTGCGCGACCGGCAGACCGGGCTGATTTGTCTGGGGGGTTACGTGATGCCTGCGGTTCAGGGCTCGGATGGCTATTCGCTGGCACAGGCCGCCTCGCGCGAGGAACCTGCCAAGATCAAGGCAGCCGAGGCAGCCGTGCGGATGCTTGCGCCGGGCGACACCATCTTCATCGACTGCGGCACGACGACACCGCATCTGGCCTCGCGCCTGCCCCACGGGATGCGGCTGACGGTGGTAACGAACGCGCTGAATTGCGCCGAGATCCTGTCGCTTAATCCCGACTGCAACCTGATCCTTCTGGGGGGCAGCTATTACCCGATGACGGGCAGCTTCGTATCCGAGGCCGCGCTGGAACAGTTGCGCCAGATCCGGATTTCAAAGGCCTTCTTCTCGGCGGCCGGCGTCCAGCCAGACGCCGTCAGCAGCCACCACCTGCACGAGGTCGCCATCAAGCGCGCCGCCTTGCTGCAAGCCGACCACGCCTATCTTGTCGCCGACAGCTCAAAATGGAACCACCGCGCGCCCGCCACTTTCGCGAAGCTCGAGGATTTCACGCATTGGTTCGGCAGGCCGGAATAG
- a CDS encoding autoinducer 2 ABC transporter substrate-binding protein, which translates to MKSLIASAALALSVLASPVMAQVVDVSNVNQDLIATKDDKKYTIATVVKVDGIAWFDRMRDGVDQFKADTGHDVWMIGPSQADAAAQVQIIENLIAQGVDAITVVPFSVEALEPVLKKARERGIVVISHEASNLQNTDFDLEAFDNKAYGAELMKHLGESMGGQGKYVATVGSLTSKSQMEWIDGGVEYQKEHFPDMEMVGDRLETYDDAGQDYTKLKEAMTAYPDITGILGAPMPTSAGAGRLIAEGGLKDKVFFAGTGLPSVAGEYLANGDIQYIQFWDPAVAGYAMNMLAIAALEGKKDEIKAGLNLGLGGYEDLQSPEADKANLLYGQGWVGVTAENMDQYDF; encoded by the coding sequence ATGAAGTCACTTATCGCCTCGGCGGCGCTGGCCCTTTCGGTGCTGGCAAGCCCGGTTATGGCGCAGGTCGTCGACGTTTCGAACGTCAACCAGGACCTGATCGCGACCAAGGACGACAAGAAATATACCATCGCAACCGTGGTCAAGGTTGACGGTATCGCATGGTTCGACCGGATGCGCGACGGCGTCGACCAGTTCAAGGCCGACACCGGCCACGACGTCTGGATGATCGGCCCATCGCAGGCCGATGCCGCAGCGCAGGTCCAGATCATCGAGAACCTGATCGCGCAGGGCGTCGATGCGATCACCGTGGTTCCCTTTTCGGTCGAAGCCCTTGAGCCGGTGCTGAAAAAGGCCCGCGAGCGCGGTATCGTCGTGATCTCGCACGAGGCCTCGAACCTGCAAAATACCGATTTCGACCTCGAAGCGTTCGACAACAAAGCTTATGGCGCCGAACTGATGAAACACCTTGGCGAATCCATGGGCGGTCAGGGCAAATATGTCGCGACGGTCGGCTCGCTGACCTCGAAAAGCCAGATGGAATGGATCGACGGCGGTGTCGAATACCAGAAAGAGCATTTCCCCGACATGGAAATGGTCGGCGACCGTCTGGAAACCTATGATGACGCGGGCCAGGACTATACCAAGCTGAAAGAGGCGATGACCGCCTATCCCGATATCACGGGCATTCTTGGCGCGCCGATGCCGACCTCGGCCGGGGCGGGCCGTCTGATTGCGGAAGGCGGCCTGAAGGACAAGGTGTTCTTTGCCGGCACGGGGCTTCCCTCGGTCGCGGGTGAATATCTGGCCAATGGCGACATCCAGTATATCCAGTTCTGGGATCCCGCCGTTGCCGGCTATGCCATGAACATGCTGGCCATCGCCGCGCTTGAAGGCAAGAAGGACGAGATCAAGGCCGGTCTGAACCTTGGCCTTGGCGGCTATGAAGACCTGCAATCGCCCGAGGCGGACAAGGCCAACCTGCTGTATGGTCAAGGCTGGGTCGGTGTCACCGCCGAGAACATGGACCAGTACGACTTCTGA
- a CDS encoding sugar ABC transporter ATP-binding protein, with translation MSSDYLIELRNIGKRFGGVQALDDVSLAIRPGEIHCLAGENGSGKSTIIKVISGVYTPEQGEILIDGKPVSKLDPIKAVQSGIQVIYQDFSLFGNLTVAENLAMNTFVLEGRKVMKWAECRKIAQAALDQIGVSMDLNAEVGTLPTANKQIVAIARAVIANARLIIMDEPTTALTRHEVDALFKIVRDLQAQGIAILFVSHKMREMLEISESLTVFRNGRKVAEGDMKDYDEVAITLAMTGSAIETPPYVYDASDAETVLEVQDLTVPDAVEGASLTLKRGEIVGISGLIGSGRTEFAKALFGMEPQFTGQMRVNGKPVHPVSVQEAIGLGIAYVPEDRLTEGLFLSQSIQRNMVVSILDTLKKGLFLDRNATHAKTAGMFKAMQIAAPDDQLPAGNLSGGNAQRVMLGRWLLTGAKVLILNGPTVGVDVGSKATIHRIIRNLAQEQGLAVIMISDDVPELVTNCSRILVMHRGRFVQELSGTGTTEDAVNDCLKQLN, from the coding sequence ATGTCTTCGGATTACCTCATTGAACTGCGCAATATCGGCAAGCGTTTCGGCGGCGTGCAGGCGCTGGACGATGTCTCGCTTGCGATCCGGCCGGGCGAGATCCACTGCCTTGCCGGGGAAAACGGTTCGGGCAAATCGACGATCATCAAGGTCATCTCGGGTGTCTATACGCCTGAGCAGGGTGAAATCCTGATCGATGGCAAACCGGTTTCGAAGCTTGATCCGATCAAGGCCGTGCAAAGCGGCATCCAGGTAATCTATCAGGATTTCTCGTTGTTCGGGAACCTGACGGTCGCCGAAAACCTGGCAATGAACACCTTTGTCCTTGAAGGGCGCAAGGTGATGAAATGGGCCGAATGCCGCAAGATCGCGCAGGCGGCGCTGGATCAGATCGGCGTCAGCATGGACCTGAACGCCGAGGTCGGGACCCTGCCCACCGCCAACAAGCAGATCGTGGCCATCGCCCGCGCTGTGATTGCCAACGCCCGTCTTATCATCATGGACGAACCGACGACCGCGCTGACCCGGCACGAAGTTGACGCGCTGTTCAAGATCGTTCGCGACCTGCAGGCGCAGGGCATCGCCATCCTGTTCGTCAGCCACAAGATGCGCGAGATGCTGGAGATCTCTGAAAGCCTGACCGTATTTCGCAACGGTCGCAAAGTCGCCGAAGGCGATATGAAGGATTACGACGAGGTAGCGATCACTCTGGCGATGACCGGCTCGGCAATCGAGACGCCGCCCTATGTCTATGATGCCTCGGATGCCGAAACCGTGCTGGAGGTGCAGGACCTGACCGTGCCCGACGCGGTCGAGGGCGCCTCACTGACCCTGAAGCGGGGCGAGATCGTGGGGATTTCGGGGCTCATCGGCTCGGGGCGGACCGAATTTGCGAAAGCCCTGTTCGGGATGGAGCCGCAGTTCACGGGCCAGATGCGGGTGAACGGCAAACCCGTCCATCCCGTGTCCGTGCAAGAGGCCATCGGGCTCGGCATCGCCTATGTCCCCGAAGATCGCCTGACCGAGGGCCTGTTCCTGTCGCAGTCGATTCAACGCAACATGGTCGTGTCGATCCTGGACACGCTGAAAAAGGGCCTGTTTCTGGATCGCAACGCGACACATGCGAAAACGGCGGGGATGTTCAAGGCGATGCAGATCGCGGCCCCGGACGACCAGCTTCCCGCCGGCAACCTGTCAGGCGGCAACGCGCAGCGCGTCATGTTGGGGCGGTGGCTGTTGACGGGCGCAAAGGTCCTGATCCTGAACGGCCCGACGGTTGGTGTCGATGTCGGCTCGAAGGCGACGATCCACCGCATTATCCGCAATCTTGCGCAAGAGCAGGGGCTGGCGGTCATCATGATCTCGGACGATGTGCCGGAACTGGTGACGAACTGCTCGCGCATCCTTGTCATGCATCGTGGGCGATTTGTGCAGGAGCTCTCGGGCACGGGCACGACCGAAGATGCCGTCAACGACTGCCTGAAGCAGCTGAACTGA